From the Daucus carota subsp. sativus chromosome 8, DH1 v3.0, whole genome shotgun sequence genome, one window contains:
- the LOC108198232 gene encoding uncharacterized protein LOC108198232, whose translation MFDESGFPMYKRRRQNITIHVRNADLDNQWVVPYNRDLLVKYQCHMNIEICCHARSLKYLFKYCLKGHDTATHVTGRKKRTANCNGDEPIDEIDAYFDGRYICGAESAYRIFGFPIHHRTISVERLPFHLPGQKNCTFHSNQPLDKVAEREKDRLSKLEAFFLLCNTDATAQQYTYQEIPKHYVWNDVERKWNRRKRGYQKGRLSYTHHSSGEVWFLRLLLTKVRGPTSFEKLRTVNGICYESFRDACKEYGLLDDDKEWHEVLDQCSSGGLPPQIRQLLFT comes from the coding sequence ATGTTTGATGAAAGCGGATTTCCAATGTACAAACGGCGTAGACAGAACATAACAATCCATGTTAGGAATGCTGATTTGGATAATCAGTGGGTAGTTCCCTATAATCGGGACTTATTGGTCAAATACCAATGTCACATGAACATCGAGATATGTTGTCATGCTCGCAGTCTCAAGTATTTGTTCAAATACTGTTTAAAAGGTCATGATACTGCCACACATGTAACTGGGAGGAAGAAGAGGACAGCCAACTGTAACGGTGATGAGCCTATCGATGAAATTGATGCCTACTTTGATGGTAGGTACATATGTGGAGCAGAATCGGCTTATAGGATTTTTGGTTTTCCTATACACCACCGTACAATATCTGTTGAAAGGTTACCATTCCATCTACCAGGACAAAAGAACTGCACATTTCACTCAAATCAGCCTTTGGATAAGGTAGCTGAAAGGGAAAAGGACAGACTTAGTAAACTTGAAGCGTTCTTCCTTTTATGTAATACTGATGCTACAGCTCAGCAATATACCTATCAGGAGATCCCAAAGCATTATGTATGGAATGATGTTGAAAGAAAATGGAATCGAAGAAAAAGAGGATATCAGAAAGGACGACTATCTTACACTCATCACAGCAGCGGCGAAGTATGGTTTTTGAGATTATTGCTAACCAAGGTGCGCGGCCCAACGTCCTTTGAGAAACTCAGAACTGTGAATGGAATATGCTATGAGTCCTTTCGTGATGCTTGCAAAGAGTATGGTTTACTGGATGACGACAAGGAATGGCATGAAGTTCTTGATCAATGTTCCTCTGGTGGCTTGCCTCCTCAGATTCGTCAACTTTTGTTCACATAA